One Mesotoga infera genomic region harbors:
- a CDS encoding Rrf2 family transcriptional regulator, whose translation MGFTLKSSYALRALYKMAKSAREGKEKLSLVEIVQGNEIPRDFLEKIFGELRQAGIIKAVRGRYGGYCLARPANEILLRDVILKLDRPMNSYACLQQNGKCLEDPNCTVKYVWFRLYNAMMRELGSMTLEDLLIYGDKISETPPGSYRISENPE comes from the coding sequence ATGGGTTTTACGCTGAAGAGCAGTTACGCGCTAAGAGCGCTCTATAAGATGGCAAAGTCGGCCCGTGAAGGAAAGGAAAAGCTCTCGCTTGTGGAGATCGTTCAGGGCAATGAGATCCCAAGAGACTTCCTGGAGAAGATCTTCGGAGAGTTGAGGCAGGCTGGAATAATTAAGGCAGTGAGAGGCAGATACGGAGGATACTGTTTGGCAAGACCGGCCAATGAGATTCTTTTGAGAGACGTGATACTCAAACTCGACCGACCAATGAACTCGTATGCCTGTCTTCAGCAGAACGGCAAGTGCCTTGAAGATCCCAACTGCACCGTAAAGTATGTATGGTTTAGACTATATAACGCAATGATGAGGGAATTGGGTTCCATGACGCTTGAAGATCTTCTCATCTATGGCGACAAGATTAGCGAGACTCCCCCGGGGTCCTATAGAATATCTGAGAACCCTGAGTAA
- a CDS encoding pantetheine-phosphate adenylyltransferase, with amino-acid sequence MKAVYPGSFDPITYGHIDLVERCSEIFDEVVVLVMENVNKRHFFNHEERIGMVRRGVSHLGNVTITTHSGLLVDFARENDVKVVIRGLRAVSDFELELQMAHANKAMLPELETLFLMTETTNSFISSSMVREIAAFGGDISKWVPPCVREEFRKKLGR; translated from the coding sequence ATGAAAGCCGTTTATCCCGGTTCTTTCGATCCCATAACGTATGGACACATAGATTTAGTCGAAAGGTGTAGCGAAATCTTCGACGAAGTTGTTGTACTGGTTATGGAAAACGTTAACAAAAGACACTTCTTCAATCATGAAGAAAGAATTGGCATGGTTAGAAGGGGCGTGTCTCATCTAGGAAACGTTACGATCACAACTCACAGCGGTCTGCTCGTGGATTTTGCCAGAGAAAACGATGTTAAGGTAGTCATTCGTGGTCTTAGGGCTGTATCTGATTTTGAGCTGGAACTTCAGATGGCCCACGCGAACAAAGCAATGCTTCCCGAACTCGAGACCCTCTTTCTCATGACTGAGACCACAAACTCCTTCATATCTTCGTCAATGGTAAGGGAGATTGCTGCGTTCGGGGGAGATATTTCAAAGTGGGTTCCTCCCTGCGTACGAGAAGAGTTCAGAAAGAAACTCGGAAGATGA
- the tsf gene encoding translation elongation factor Ts, with product MANITSDMVKKLRGATQAGMMDCKRALVETDGDFDQAKDYLRKKGILKADKVSGRETAEGLVYSYIHHNGKLGVLLELNCVTDFVARMEEFKELAHKIALQLAAMGARFISREHVPQEVIDKEKEIYAEQMKDSGKPANIIERIVESKLESFYKDNCLLEQEYVFESEKTINDLLVELIAKTGENIRVSRFARWQVGESEN from the coding sequence ATGGCAAATATTACCAGCGATATGGTAAAAAAGCTCCGTGGTGCCACTCAAGCAGGCATGATGGATTGTAAAAGAGCACTAGTCGAAACAGATGGTGATTTCGACCAGGCAAAGGACTATCTGAGAAAGAAGGGCATACTCAAGGCAGATAAGGTTTCGGGAAGAGAGACGGCCGAGGGACTCGTTTACTCTTATATTCATCACAATGGCAAGCTCGGCGTGCTACTAGAGCTTAACTGCGTAACAGACTTTGTGGCAAGAATGGAGGAGTTCAAAGAACTTGCCCACAAGATAGCCCTTCAGCTGGCCGCGATGGGAGCACGATTCATCTCCCGCGAACACGTGCCTCAGGAGGTAATCGATAAGGAAAAGGAAATATATGCCGAACAGATGAAAGACAGCGGCAAGCCTGCAAACATAATCGAAAGAATCGTAGAAAGCAAGCTTGAAAGCTTCTATAAAGATAACTGCCTGCTAGAGCAGGAATACGTATTCGAGAGTGAGAAAACGATCAACGATCTCCTTGTTGAGTTGATTGCCAAGACAGGTGAGAATATTAGGGTCAGCAGATTCGCCCGCTGGCAAGTAGGGGAGTCAGAAAACTGA
- a CDS encoding UMP kinase: MYRRVLLKLSGEVLSGEGARGFDSERTAFLVEELRPVVEKGIQLAIVIGAGNITRGRELSEMRSSRADELGILGTIMNSLYLKESLCMNGFEAIAISSVAGIPSLLEHRYDTIEDALNTGKIVVFGGGTYLPFFTTDTAAAVRAVEIGADVLIKGTKVDGVYDKDPKTNEEARRIERTTFSEAIKSRFEIMDIEAFSICQRYGLPVRVIDFFSKGNLFDAIIGGKTGTVVLPD, translated from the coding sequence ATGTATAGGAGAGTACTCTTGAAACTCAGCGGCGAGGTCTTGAGCGGAGAAGGTGCGAGAGGTTTTGATTCAGAAAGAACTGCCTTTCTTGTCGAAGAGCTCCGGCCTGTAGTTGAAAAGGGGATTCAGCTTGCGATAGTTATCGGAGCGGGCAATATTACAAGGGGCCGCGAGCTTTCCGAAATGAGAAGCTCGAGAGCCGACGAACTGGGGATTCTGGGCACAATAATGAATTCACTCTACCTGAAGGAATCTCTCTGCATGAATGGATTTGAAGCGATTGCGATTTCTTCGGTTGCTGGAATTCCATCTCTTCTCGAGCACAGGTACGATACAATAGAAGACGCCCTTAATACAGGAAAGATTGTAGTATTTGGCGGGGGCACATACCTTCCGTTCTTCACAACTGACACGGCCGCGGCAGTAAGGGCGGTAGAAATCGGTGCTGACGTTCTCATTAAGGGCACAAAGGTTGACGGAGTATATGATAAGGACCCGAAAACTAATGAAGAAGCCAGAAGAATTGAGAGAACAACATTTTCCGAAGCGATCAAGAGCAGATTCGAAATCATGGATATAGAAGCCTTTTCTATCTGTCAGAGGTACGGCCTGCCAGTCAGAGTTATCGATTTCTTTAGCAAGGGTAACCTATTCGATGCTATAATTGGCGGGAAAACAGGTACGGTAGTTTTACCTGATTAG
- a CDS encoding phosphopyruvate hydratase yields MYAQIVDLVAREVLDSRGTPTVEAEVWLDDGGHGRAIVPSGASTGKFEALELRDGDKKRYLGKGTLKAVENINEIIAPEIIGMNGFDQTALDAALLELDGTENKDKLGANAILAVSMAVARAAADSIDTPLYKYLGGVNSKTLPVPFMNIVNGGKHADNNLDIQEFMIVPAGFNHFKDALRAGVEIFHNLKKILKDNGHVTAVGDEGGFAPSFVNNEAALKYIINAIDAAGYKAGEEIMIALDCAANEFYSEERGLYSVDGNELTPDQLIEYYSNLTKRYPIISIEDPFAEEDWENFAKFTREIGDTIQIVGDDLFVTNIKRLERGVEEKASNSILIKLNQIGSVTETLDTIEYAQKHRMTCVISHRSGETEDTFISHLAVAANTGMIKTGSASRTDRIAKYNELLRIEEELGEQAEFKGTASFYNL; encoded by the coding sequence ATGTACGCACAGATTGTTGATCTAGTAGCTAGGGAGGTTCTGGATTCTCGGGGAACTCCGACGGTTGAAGCCGAAGTCTGGCTGGATGATGGAGGCCACGGAAGAGCGATAGTCCCTTCGGGTGCATCAACAGGCAAGTTTGAGGCCCTTGAGCTCAGAGACGGAGATAAGAAGAGATACCTCGGGAAGGGAACGCTGAAGGCAGTTGAAAATATAAACGAAATAATCGCCCCGGAGATTATCGGAATGAATGGTTTTGACCAGACGGCTCTCGACGCGGCTCTTCTCGAACTCGACGGAACCGAGAACAAAGACAAACTTGGAGCGAACGCCATTCTTGCAGTCTCGATGGCAGTTGCAAGAGCTGCAGCCGACAGTATCGACACGCCGCTGTACAAGTATCTTGGCGGAGTCAATTCCAAGACTCTCCCTGTCCCATTCATGAACATCGTAAATGGCGGCAAACATGCCGACAATAACCTTGATATCCAGGAGTTCATGATAGTTCCTGCAGGGTTCAACCATTTCAAGGATGCCCTCAGAGCTGGCGTCGAGATCTTCCACAATCTGAAGAAGATACTTAAGGATAACGGTCACGTGACGGCTGTGGGCGATGAAGGTGGCTTTGCGCCTAGTTTTGTGAATAACGAAGCTGCGCTGAAATACATAATCAACGCAATTGACGCGGCCGGCTACAAAGCTGGCGAAGAGATAATGATAGCTCTCGACTGCGCAGCAAATGAATTCTACAGTGAAGAAAGAGGTCTATACAGTGTCGACGGAAATGAACTGACACCTGATCAGCTCATTGAATACTATTCAAATCTTACGAAGAGATATCCAATAATCTCGATTGAAGATCCCTTTGCCGAAGAGGACTGGGAAAACTTTGCAAAGTTCACGAGAGAAATTGGAGACACTATTCAGATTGTTGGAGACGACCTTTTCGTGACAAACATCAAGCGACTGGAGCGAGGAGTGGAAGAGAAAGCCTCCAATTCAATCCTAATAAAGCTGAATCAAATAGGATCGGTTACAGAGACGCTTGACACAATCGAATATGCTCAGAAGCACAGAATGACCTGTGTAATTTCCCACAGATCCGGAGAGACCGAAGATACTTTCATATCTCATCTTGCCGTAGCCGCTAACACCGGAATGATAAAGACCGGTTCTGCATCCAGGACGGACAGGATTGCCAAATACAACGAACTTTTGAGAATCGAAGAGGAACTTGGAGAACAGGCCGAGTTCAAAGGAACGGCCTCTTTCTATAATCTTTAA
- the sdaAB gene encoding L-serine ammonia-lyase, iron-sulfur-dependent, subunit beta: protein MLLDIIGPAIVGPSSSHTAGMARLGRAFRSLFSGVPNEVRFTLNSPLFATFRGHGTDRALIGGIMGIKEADPKLRESFRIAKEKGIYFTFEEEDMGDLHPNTVRINGSTGELFLSMTGASIGGGSIRITSINDFDTDVSGKYPSFVILNSDIPGALSQIVGEISSSDMNISNLFLSRVDPFRREALCVVELDNEPDESLLSAIKRLQVVKKVSYLERLDSSI from the coding sequence ATGTTGCTGGACATAATTGGGCCTGCAATTGTTGGACCATCTAGTTCTCACACAGCGGGAATGGCAAGGCTCGGAAGAGCTTTTCGATCGCTGTTTTCTGGAGTGCCAAATGAAGTTAGATTCACTTTGAATTCCCCCCTCTTTGCAACTTTTAGAGGCCACGGAACTGACAGGGCACTCATAGGCGGGATAATGGGAATAAAAGAAGCAGATCCAAAGCTGAGAGAGTCTTTCCGGATAGCCAAAGAAAAGGGCATATATTTCACATTCGAGGAAGAAGATATGGGAGATCTCCATCCAAATACTGTTAGGATAAACGGGAGTACTGGAGAGCTATTTCTTAGTATGACCGGTGCTTCTATTGGCGGTGGTTCGATAAGGATCACTTCGATAAATGATTTTGATACAGACGTCTCTGGCAAATACCCTTCCTTCGTAATCTTGAACTCTGACATCCCTGGGGCACTCTCCCAGATAGTAGGAGAGATCTCTTCAAGCGATATGAACATCAGCAATCTCTTCCTTTCAAGGGTTGACCCTTTCAGAAGAGAGGCCCTTTGCGTCGTTGAACTCGATAATGAACCAGACGAAAGCTTGCTTAGTGCGATCAAAAGGCTGCAGGTAGTCAAGAAAGTATCCTATCTTGAAAGGCTGGATTCGTCGATATGA
- a CDS encoding serine deaminase, whose protein sequence is MIMKFEDLVKTARDTETALHKVVSDWYMMNTGNDPKVAEETSRGLVREMLSSYQSRLEKPEKSLTGWVGDNDAKARRHMPEFLSPLVFSGVSIALSMSEHNASMGKIVACPTAGACGVVPGALLSLHMNLGIDLDTLGNALLVSGAVGERIKRRASISGAMSGCQAEVGTATAMASVAIIYATHPEEYDALENAPALALKSLMGLVCDPVGGFVEIPCVKRNAFGVSIAFTAAELALAGIKSAIPFEEVADSLGRVGRRLPEELKETARGGIAITQTAKKMVADFLGGVDKKD, encoded by the coding sequence ATGATAATGAAGTTCGAAGATCTTGTGAAGACTGCAAGGGACACAGAGACGGCGCTGCATAAAGTGGTGTCTGACTGGTACATGATGAACACCGGAAATGATCCCAAAGTTGCCGAAGAAACCTCCAGAGGATTAGTGAGAGAAATGTTGAGTTCCTACCAGAGCAGATTGGAAAAACCGGAGAAATCGCTGACGGGATGGGTTGGAGATAATGATGCAAAGGCAAGAAGGCATATGCCCGAATTTCTTAGTCCGCTGGTTTTTTCGGGAGTAAGCATTGCTCTTTCGATGTCAGAACACAACGCAAGCATGGGAAAGATAGTTGCTTGCCCTACCGCAGGTGCCTGCGGGGTCGTTCCGGGAGCACTGCTCTCACTTCATATGAATCTGGGTATTGATCTTGACACCCTTGGGAATGCTTTGCTCGTTTCCGGAGCAGTTGGAGAAAGGATCAAGAGAAGGGCTTCCATTTCCGGAGCAATGTCTGGTTGTCAGGCAGAAGTGGGAACTGCCACTGCGATGGCCTCTGTAGCAATAATCTATGCAACACACCCCGAAGAATACGATGCGCTGGAAAACGCTCCGGCGCTTGCACTTAAATCTTTAATGGGTCTTGTCTGTGACCCCGTGGGCGGCTTCGTCGAGATCCCCTGTGTAAAGAGAAATGCTTTCGGAGTATCGATCGCCTTCACGGCAGCGGAGCTTGCCCTTGCCGGCATAAAGTCAGCTATCCCCTTTGAGGAAGTGGCAGACTCGCTTGGAAGAGTTGGAAGAAGATTGCCCGAAGAACTCAAAGAAACAGCCAGGGGTGGAATAGCAATAACTCAAACCGCCAAAAAGATGGTAGCCGATTTTCTCGGTGGAGTTGACAAGAAGGACTGA
- the rpsO gene encoding 30S ribosomal protein S15 produces MEVNRQELVKEFQIHENDSGSTEVQIAILTARIRHLTEHLKKHPKDFHTRRGLLKLVGRRRKMLRYIKTKKPEVYLELISKLGLRG; encoded by the coding sequence ATGGAAGTCAACAGACAAGAATTGGTAAAGGAATTCCAGATCCACGAAAACGACTCCGGTTCAACCGAAGTACAGATTGCAATATTGACTGCGAGAATCAGGCATCTTACCGAGCATCTTAAGAAGCATCCAAAGGATTTTCATACTAGAAGAGGACTTCTAAAACTTGTCGGAAGACGAAGAAAGATGTTGAGATACATAAAGACCAAGAAGCCTGAAGTATATCTTGAACTGATAAGCAAACTCGGGCTGAGAGGTTGA